The following proteins are co-located in the Larimichthys crocea isolate SSNF chromosome XXIV, L_crocea_2.0, whole genome shotgun sequence genome:
- the mok gene encoding MAPK/MAK/MRK overlapping kinase isoform X2, translating to MRRLTPKGMHSYKIIKKIGEGTFSEVLKTQSLKDGKFYACKTMKQTINSLEQANNLREVQAMKRLSPHANIIQLHELIFDKETGTLSLICELMEMNIYEFIQGRETPLPDHTVKNYMYQLCKSLEHMHSCGIFHRDVKPENILIKQNGLKLGDFGSCRSVYSKPPHTEYISTRWYRAPECLLTDGYYSLKMDIWSAGCVFFEIMSLNPLFPGTNELDQVAKIHDVLGTPDQSILQKFKKSRAMHFNFPPKKGTGISRLIPSCPAPALSLLYQMLAYDPDERITAETALRHTYFREIRLAEKKAESLHRLSGSMDGIESSGSYKSLDIWRPTRLGKQMRGRHTRQTPLMSHNMKHVAEPLVRRNITHYPTELPKLNMVVPGPQISFPVSTMPAFTVTHRGTLPAIITKKCQTRLTKPQDESQHAAFKTYYMPPLDRKHRGY from the exons ATGCGGCGGCTGACACCCAAAGGAATGCATA GCTACAAAATAATCAAGAAAATCGGCGAGGGCACGTTCTCAGAAGTGTTGAAGACTCAAAGCCTGAAAGATGGGAAGTTCTACGCATGTAAAACCATGAAGCAGACCATTAACAG TCTGGAGCAGGCCAACAACCTGCGGGAAGTCCAGGCAATGAAGAGACTGAGCCCTCATGCAAATATCATCCAGCTACATGAACTGATTTT TGACAAAGAAACTGGAACCCTGTCTCTGATTTGTgagctgatggagatgaacaTCTATGAGTTCATACAAG GAAGAGAAACACCACTGCCTGACCATACAGTAAAGAACTACATGTACCAGCTTTGCAAGTCACTTGAACACATGCACAG ctgTGGGATCTTTCACAGAGACgtgaaaccagaaaatattctcATCAAA CAAAATGGTCTGAAGCTTGGCGACTTTGGCTCATGTCGGAGCGTGTACTCCAAGCCCCCGCACACAGAGTATATATCCACGCGCTGGTACAGAGCTCCAGAGTGCCTCCTCACTGATGGATACTACAGCTTAAAGATGGACATCTGGAGTGCTGGCTGTGTCTTCTTTGAGATCATGAG TCTGAATCCTCTCTTCCCTGGAACCAATGAGTTGGACCAGGTTGCCAAGATCCACGATGTATTGGGGACACCAGATCAGAGCATCCTCCAAAAGTTCAAGAA GTCTAGAGCGATGCATTTCAACTTCCCCCCTAAAAAAGGCACGGGTATCTCGCGGTTAATCCCAAGCTGCCCGGCTCCAGCTCTGTCGCTTCTCTATCAGATGCTCGCCTATGACCCCGATGAACGCATCACCGCAGAGACAGCCCTGCGCCACACATACTTTAGGGAAATCAG gCTGGCAGAGAAGAAAGCTGAGAGCCTTCACAGACTTTCTGGGAGTATGGATGGAATAGAGAGTAGCGGGTCATACAAATCCTTAGACATCTGGCGCCCAACCAGACTCGGCAAACAAATGAGGGGAAGACACACAAGGCAAACACCTTTGATGAGC CACAACATGAAGCATGTAGCAGAGCCCCTCGTGAGACGCAACATCACGCATTATCCTACAGAGCTTCCCAAGCTCAACATGGTCGTACCGGGACCGCAGATCTCCTTCCCAGTCTCCACTATGCCTGCATTTACAGTCACCCACCGTGGCACACTACCAGCCATCATTACGAAAAAGTGCCAGACACGGTTGACCAAG CCCCAGGATGAGTCACAGCACGCAGCTTTCAAGACCTACTACATGCCACCTTTGGATAGGAAACATAGAGGCTACTGA
- the wdr20a gene encoding WD repeat-containing protein 20 yields the protein MLISKMAAEGGGKEMNEIKTQFTTREGVYKLLTHSEYSRPNRVPFNSQGSNPVKVSFVNVNDQSGNGDRICFNVGRELYFYIYKGVRKAADLSKPIDKRIYKGTQPTCHDFNHLTATAESVSLLVGFSAGQVQLIDPIKKETSKLFNEERLIDKSRVTCVKWVPGSESLFLVSHASGNMYLYNVEHTCGTTAPHYQLLKQGENYSVHTCKSKSTRNPLLKWTVGEGALNEFAFSPDGKFLACVSQDGFLRVFNFDAVELHGTMKSYFGGLLCVCWSPDGKYIVAGGEDDLVTVWSFLDCRVIARGHGHKSWVSVVAFDHYTTSVEESDPMEFSGSDEDFQDQMIHFGRDRANSTQSRLSKRNSTDSRPVSVTYRFGSVGQDTQLCLWDLTEDILFPHLPLSRTRTHTNVMNATSPPAGATIITNTSSNTTNGNNSGANTPGINSLSTTLPRSNSLPHSAGTTTTANNTNKAGGGGGIGSGIMDSAIATGVSKFATLSLHDRKERHHEKDHKRNHSMGHISSKSSDKLNLLTKTKTDPAKTLGTLLCPRMEDVPLLEPLICKKIAHERLTVLIFLEDCLVTACQEGFICTWARPGKVGLLSSQNQASSPSGTVV from the exons ATGTTAATTTCAAAGATGGCggcggagggaggagggaaggagatgaACGAAATTAAAACTCAGTTCACCACTCGGGAAGGTGTCTACAAACTCCTCACTCACTCCGAATACAGCCGTCCGAACAGGGTGCCTTTCAACTCGCAGGGCTCCAACCCCGTCAAGGTCTCCTTCGTGAACGTCAACGACCAGTCGGGCAACGGCGACAGGATCTGTTTCAATGTGGGCCGTGAGCTCTACTTCTACATCTACAAAGGCGTCAGAAAG GCTGCTGACCTGAGCAAGCCCATAGACAAGCGTATCTACAAGGGAACGCAGCCCACTTGTCATGACTTCAACCACCTCACGGCCACAGCGGAGAGCGTGTCCTTGCTGGTGGGTTTCTCGGCAGGACAGGTACAGCTCATTGACCCCATCAAGAAGGAAACGAGCAAGCTCTTCAACGAGGAG AGACTAATAGACAAGTCCAGAGTAACATGCGTGAAATGGGTGCCAGGTTCTGAGAGCCTGTTCCTGGTCTCCCATGCCAGCGGGAACATGTACCTGTACAACGTGGAGCATACATGTGGCACCACGGCACCACACTACCAGCTGCTTAAACAGGGAGAGAACTACTCTGTACACACCTGTAAGAGTAAATCCACGCGGAACCCTCTTCTTAAATGGACAGTGGGCGAGGGGGCTCTGAACGAGTTTGCCTTCTCTCCAGATGGGAAGTTCCTAGCCTGTGTTAGCCAAGACGGCTTCCTACGGGTCTTCAACTTTGATGCAGTTGAGCTCCACGGCACTATGAAGAGCTACTTTGGCGGTTTGTTGTGCGTGTGCTGGAGCCCGGACGGAAAGTACATAGTTGCAGGTGGAGAGGACGATCTAGTGACTGTGTGGTCGTTCTTGGACTGCAGAGTGATTGCCCGAGGCCACGGGCACAAGTCATGGGTGAGTGTGGTGGCGTTTGACCATTACACCACCAGCGTGGAAGAGAGTGACCCAATGGAGTTCAGTGGCAGCGATGAGGACTTCCAGGATCAGATGATCCACTTTGGACGAGACCGGGCTAACAGCACGCAGTCTCGACTCTCCAAGCGTAACTCCACGGACAGCCGGCCTGTTAGTGTCACGTACCGGTTCGGCTCAGTGGGTCAGGACACTCAGCTGTGCCTATGGGACCTCACTGAGGACATCCTTTTCCCCCATCTTCCACTCTCAAGGACACGAACACACACTAACGTGATGAATGCTACCAGCCCCCCTGCGGGTGCTACAATAATCACTAACACCTCTAGTAACACTACTAATGGAAACAACAGTGGTGCCAATACTCCTGGCATTAACTCCCTCTCTACCACATTACCACGCTCCAACAGCCTACCCCATTCAGCCGGCACCACGACGACGGCAAACAATACCAACAAGGCTGGCGGTGGCGGCGGCATCGGCAGTGGTATCATGGACAGTGCCATCGCTACAGGTGTGAGTAAGTTCGCCACACTGTCACTCCACGATCGTAAGGAACGCCACCACGAAAAGGACCACAAACGCAACCACAGCATGGGCCACATCAGTAGCAAGAGCAGCGACAAGCTCAACCTACtgacaaaaaccaaaacagaccCCGCTAAGACTCTGGGCACTCTGCTGTGCCCGCGCATGGAGGATGTGCCCCTCCTCGAGCCCCTCATCTGTAAAAAGATAGCACACGAGAGACTGACTGTACTCATATTTTTAGAGGACTGTTTAGTGACTGCTTGTCAGGAGGGATTTATTTGCACATGGGCGAGGCCAGGCAAAGTG GGTTTATTGTCATCCCAAAACCAAGCCAGCTCTCCCAGTGGAACAGTAGTATAG
- the mok gene encoding MAPK/MAK/MRK overlapping kinase isoform X3 — translation MKQTINSLEQANNLREVQAMKRLSPHANIIQLHELIFDKETGTLSLICELMEMNIYEFIQGRETPLPDHTVKNYMYQLCKSLEHMHSCGIFHRDVKPENILIKQNGLKLGDFGSCRSVYSKPPHTEYISTRWYRAPECLLTDGYYSLKMDIWSAGCVFFEIMSLNPLFPGTNELDQVAKIHDVLGTPDQSILQKFKKSRAMHFNFPPKKGTGISRLIPSCPAPALSLLYQMLAYDPDERITAETALRHTYFREIRLAEKKAESLHRLSGSMDGIESSGSYKSLDIWRPTRLGKQMRGRHTRQTPLMSHNMKHVAEPLVRRNITHYPTELPKLNMVVPGPQISFPVSTMPAFTVTHRGTLPAIITKKCQTRLTKPQDESQHAAFKTYYMPPLDRKHRGY, via the exons ATGAAGCAGACCATTAACAG TCTGGAGCAGGCCAACAACCTGCGGGAAGTCCAGGCAATGAAGAGACTGAGCCCTCATGCAAATATCATCCAGCTACATGAACTGATTTT TGACAAAGAAACTGGAACCCTGTCTCTGATTTGTgagctgatggagatgaacaTCTATGAGTTCATACAAG GAAGAGAAACACCACTGCCTGACCATACAGTAAAGAACTACATGTACCAGCTTTGCAAGTCACTTGAACACATGCACAG ctgTGGGATCTTTCACAGAGACgtgaaaccagaaaatattctcATCAAA CAAAATGGTCTGAAGCTTGGCGACTTTGGCTCATGTCGGAGCGTGTACTCCAAGCCCCCGCACACAGAGTATATATCCACGCGCTGGTACAGAGCTCCAGAGTGCCTCCTCACTGATGGATACTACAGCTTAAAGATGGACATCTGGAGTGCTGGCTGTGTCTTCTTTGAGATCATGAG TCTGAATCCTCTCTTCCCTGGAACCAATGAGTTGGACCAGGTTGCCAAGATCCACGATGTATTGGGGACACCAGATCAGAGCATCCTCCAAAAGTTCAAGAA GTCTAGAGCGATGCATTTCAACTTCCCCCCTAAAAAAGGCACGGGTATCTCGCGGTTAATCCCAAGCTGCCCGGCTCCAGCTCTGTCGCTTCTCTATCAGATGCTCGCCTATGACCCCGATGAACGCATCACCGCAGAGACAGCCCTGCGCCACACATACTTTAGGGAAATCAG gCTGGCAGAGAAGAAAGCTGAGAGCCTTCACAGACTTTCTGGGAGTATGGATGGAATAGAGAGTAGCGGGTCATACAAATCCTTAGACATCTGGCGCCCAACCAGACTCGGCAAACAAATGAGGGGAAGACACACAAGGCAAACACCTTTGATGAGC CACAACATGAAGCATGTAGCAGAGCCCCTCGTGAGACGCAACATCACGCATTATCCTACAGAGCTTCCCAAGCTCAACATGGTCGTACCGGGACCGCAGATCTCCTTCCCAGTCTCCACTATGCCTGCATTTACAGTCACCCACCGTGGCACACTACCAGCCATCATTACGAAAAAGTGCCAGACACGGTTGACCAAG CCCCAGGATGAGTCACAGCACGCAGCTTTCAAGACCTACTACATGCCACCTTTGGATAGGAAACATAGAGGCTACTGA
- the nemf gene encoding ribosome quality control complex subunit NEMF, protein MKTRFTTVDIRAVIAEINANYVGMRVNNVYDIDNKTYLIRLQKPDSKAVLLVESGTRIHSTDFEWPKNMMPSGFAMKCRKHLKSRRLTQVKQLGIDRIVDIQFGSDEAAYHLIIELYDRGNVILADHEYTILNLLRFRTAETEDVKIAVRERYPVENARPPEPLISLERLTEIISSAQNGDQVKRVLNPHLPYGATLIEHSLIEAGLPGSVKIDSQVDAAQVAPQILEALQIAETYMEKTENFSGKGYIIQKSEKKPSLTPGKPSDELLTYDEFHPFLFAQHAKSPYLEFDTFDKAVDEFFSKMESQKIDMKALQQEKQALKKLENVKKDHEQRLEALHQAQEVDRVKGELVEMNLPVVERALQVVRSALANQVDWTEIGIIVKEAQAAGDPVACAIKELKLQTNHITMLLKNPYISEEDLEEEEKKDTVEEKGKKKNKDKGQNKKLHKNKPMLVDVDLSLSAYANAKKYYDCKRSAEKKEHKTMEAADKAMKSAEKKTQKTLKEVQTVTTIQKARKVYWFEKFLWFISSENYLVIAGRDQQQNEMIVKRYLRAGDLYVHADLHGATSCVIKNPSGDPVPPRTLTEAGTMAVCYSAAWDAKIITSAWWVHHHQVSKTAPTGEYLTTGSFMIRGKKNFLPPSYLIMGFGFLFKVEEESVFRHRGERKVKTVEEDMEDVTSTTAELLDEDGEELIGDDSSNEDPGEEKEGGTEKEIKKAPKGEDGASGELATVPEENMEEEEEEGREEDSGEEEEMKNENGEEFSFPDTTISLSHLQPSRSAQNPGFKKEVTAQVEVDSQGRKHMTAKQRREEKKKKQKQEEYDTEVKTETSSAGSAGDQGSKGGGGSSQQPLKRGQRNKLKKIKEKYKDQDEEDRELMMQLLGSAGSAKEEKDKGKKGKKGKGKEEPFRKPASQKPSQKPRYVETAAKKPEQTEGGEDTEEKQPGEEGGPAEQEEKEDDIDPDNPGAEEAENLLTSLTGQPHPEDVLMFAVPVCAPYTALTNYKHKVKLTPGSQKKGKAARTAVLSFMKAKETSAREKDLFRSVKDTDLSRNMAGKVKVSAPNLLAAKKK, encoded by the exons ATGAAGACAAGGTTCACCACTGTGGATATCAGGGCGGTCATTGCCGAAATCAATGCCAA CTACGTTGGCATGAGAGTAAACAACGTGTACGACATCGACAATAAGACGTATCTGATCCGTCTGCAAAA GCCCGACAGCAAAGCTGTTCTCCTGGTCGAGTCCGGGACTCGAATTCACTCTACAGACTTCGAATGGCCCAAGAACATGATGCCTTCGGGCTTTGCAATGAAA TGTCGAAAACACCTGAAGTCACGGCGGTTGACTCAGGTTAAGCAGCTCGGGATTGACAGGATTGTCGACATCCAGTTTGGCTCAGACGAGGCTGCCTACCACTTGATCATTGAACTGTATGACAGG GGTAACGTCATTCTTGCAGATCATGAGTACACCATCCTGAACCTGCTGCGGTTTCGGACAGCAGAGACGGAGGATGTTAAGATTGCTGTGAGGGAGCGGTACCCCGTGGAGAACGCCCGACCGCCTGAACCTCTCATCAGTTTAGAGCG ACTCACTGAAATCATCAGTAGTGCACAGAATGGAGATCAAGTAAAAAGAGTCCTGAACCCTCACCTTC CCTATGGAGCCACTCTGATAGAACACAGTTTGATAGAGGCGGGACTGCCAGGCTCCGTCAAAATTGACAGCCAAGTTGATGCTGCCCAAG TTGCTCCTCAAATCCTGGAAGCGCTGCAGATTGCAGAAACGTATATGGAAAAGACTGAGAACTTCAGTGGCAAA GGTTACATCATCCAGAAGAGTGAGAAGAAACCAAGCTTAACTCCTGGCAAACCCAGCGATGAACTGCTCAC ATATGATGAATTCCACCCATTCCTCTTTGCCCAGCATGCAAAGAGCCCTTATTTGGAGTTTGATACTTTTGACAAG GCAGTGGATGAGTTCTTTTCTAAGATGGAGAGTCAGAAGATTGACATGAAGGCCTTGCAGCAGGAGAAACAGGCTCTGAAGAAGTTGGAAAATGTTAAGAAGGACCACGAGCAGAGGCTGGAGGCCTTGCACCAAGCACAG GAGGTGGACAGAGTAAAGGGTGAACTGGTGGAGATGAACCTACCTGTGGTAGAGAGGGCGCTGCAGGTGGTGCGCAGTGCACTTGCCAATCAGGTTGATTGGACTGAGATCGGCATTATCGTCAAAGAAGCACAAGCTGCTGGGGACCCCGTGGCATGCGCCATCAAGGAGCTGAAGCTGCAGACCAACCACATCACCATGCTTTTAAA GAATCCATATATTTCTGAGGAAGacctggaagaggaggagaaaaaagacacggtagaggagaaagggaagaaaaagaataaagacaaaGGACAGAACAAGAAGTTGCATAAGAACAAGCCCATGTTAGTGGATGTGGATCTTAGCCTGTCGGCTTATGCCAATGCCAAAAA GTACTATGATTGCAAACGCAGTGCTGAAAAAAAGGAACATAAAACCATGGAAGCAGCAGATAAG gCTATGaaatctgcagagaaaaaaacacagaaaacactaaaAGAGGTTCAGACTGTGACCACCATTCAGAAGGCCAGAAAGGTCTACTG GTTTGAGAAGTTCTTATGGTTCATCAGCTCAGAGAATTATCTGGTTATCGCAGGAAGGGATCAGCAGCAGAACGAGATGATCGTCAAACGCTATCTGCGGGCAG GTGACCTCTATGTTCATGCTGACCTCCACGGAGCAACTAGCTGTGTCATCAAAAACCCCTCAG GTGACCCCGTCCCTCCCCGTACTCTGACTGAAGCGGGCACTATGGCTGTCTGCTACAGTGCTGCTTGGGATGCCAAGATCATCACCAGCGCTTGGTgggttcatcatcatcag GTGTCAAAGACAGCTCCCACTGGAGAGTATCTGACCACTGGAAGTTTCATGATCAGAG GAAAGAAAAACTTTCTGCCACCTTCTTACCTGATTATGGGCTTTGGATTCCTcttcaag GTCGAAGAGGAGAGTGTGTTCCggcacagaggagagagaaaggtgaaGACTGTTGAGGAAGACATGGAGGACGTCACGTCCACAACTGCTGAGCTGTTagatgaggatggagaggagctGATTG GTGATGACAGCAGCAATGAAGATCCGGgtgaggaaaaagaaggagggacAGAAAAGGAGATTAAAAAAGCGCCAAAGGGGGAAGATGGTGCAAGTGGAGAACTGGCTACTGTTCCTGAGGAGaacatggaggaagaggaagaggaggggagagaggaagacagcggggaggaagaggagatgaagaatGAAAATGGTGAAGAGTTCAGCTTTCCAGACACGaccatctccctctctcatttaCAGCCGAGCAG GAGTGCTCAGAACCCTGGCTTCAAAAAGGAAGTGACTGCTCAG GTTGAGGTAGACTCACAGGGGAGGAAACACATGACTGCAAAGCAGAGaag agaagagaagaagaagaagcagaaacaggaagagTACGACACCGAGGTGAAGACGGAGACGTCATCTGCTGGATCAGCAGGCGATCAAGGATCCAAAGGTGGAGGAGGCTCCTCCCAGCAGCCACTGAAGAGAGGTCAAAgg aACAAGCTAAAGAAGATCAAAGAGAAGTACAAAGATCAGgatgaagaggacagagagcTGATGATGCAGCTGCTCGGG TCAGCTGGTTCTGCCAAGGAAGAGAAGGATAAGGGGAAGAAAGGCAAGAAAGGGAAGGGGAAAGAGGAACCCTTCAGGAAACCAGCCTCTCAGAAACCATCCCAGAAACCTCGTTATGTGGAGACTGCGGCAAAGAAACCAGAGCAGACGGAAGGAGGGGAGGATACTGAGGAGAAACagcctggagaggagggaggtcCTGCTGAACAGGAGGAGAAG GAAGATGACATAGACCCGGACAACCCCGGAGCAGAG GAAGCAGAGAACCTGCTCACCTCTCTGACAGGCCAGCCTCACCCTGAAGATGTGCTGATGTTTGCTGTGCCAGTCTGTGCTCCATACACCGCCCTGACCAACTACAA ACACAAGGTGAAACTGACGCCAGGTTctcaaaagaaaggaaaag CTGCACGTACTGCTGTACTCAGCTTTATGAAAGCCAAAGAGACGTCAGCCAGAGAGAAAGACCTGTTCCGCAGTGTCAAG GATACTGATCTATCCAGAAACATGGCGGGCAAAGTTAAAGTGTCTGCTCCCAACCTGCTGGCTGCCAAGAAGAAATGA
- the mok gene encoding MAPK/MAK/MRK overlapping kinase isoform X1: MMHYSNWLIGVKNRASLRNACKPPPNIDWNNRGNFMDVQKNNPPPNAKTSERLATSHLCKKGYKIIKKIGEGTFSEVLKTQSLKDGKFYACKTMKQTINSLEQANNLREVQAMKRLSPHANIIQLHELIFDKETGTLSLICELMEMNIYEFIQGRETPLPDHTVKNYMYQLCKSLEHMHSCGIFHRDVKPENILIKQNGLKLGDFGSCRSVYSKPPHTEYISTRWYRAPECLLTDGYYSLKMDIWSAGCVFFEIMSLNPLFPGTNELDQVAKIHDVLGTPDQSILQKFKKSRAMHFNFPPKKGTGISRLIPSCPAPALSLLYQMLAYDPDERITAETALRHTYFREIRLAEKKAESLHRLSGSMDGIESSGSYKSLDIWRPTRLGKQMRGRHTRQTPLMSHNMKHVAEPLVRRNITHYPTELPKLNMVVPGPQISFPVSTMPAFTVTHRGTLPAIITKKCQTRLTKPQDESQHAAFKTYYMPPLDRKHRGY, translated from the exons ATGATGCACTACTCAAACTGGCTTATTGGCGTGAAAAACAGGGCAAGCCTTCGAAATGCATGCAAACCACCACCTAACATCGACTGGAACAATAGAGGGAATTTTATGGACGTGCAGAAGAACAATCCGCCGCCTAATGCAAAGACATCCGAGCGACTGGCCACCAGCCACCTCTGCAAAAAAG GCTACAAAATAATCAAGAAAATCGGCGAGGGCACGTTCTCAGAAGTGTTGAAGACTCAAAGCCTGAAAGATGGGAAGTTCTACGCATGTAAAACCATGAAGCAGACCATTAACAG TCTGGAGCAGGCCAACAACCTGCGGGAAGTCCAGGCAATGAAGAGACTGAGCCCTCATGCAAATATCATCCAGCTACATGAACTGATTTT TGACAAAGAAACTGGAACCCTGTCTCTGATTTGTgagctgatggagatgaacaTCTATGAGTTCATACAAG GAAGAGAAACACCACTGCCTGACCATACAGTAAAGAACTACATGTACCAGCTTTGCAAGTCACTTGAACACATGCACAG ctgTGGGATCTTTCACAGAGACgtgaaaccagaaaatattctcATCAAA CAAAATGGTCTGAAGCTTGGCGACTTTGGCTCATGTCGGAGCGTGTACTCCAAGCCCCCGCACACAGAGTATATATCCACGCGCTGGTACAGAGCTCCAGAGTGCCTCCTCACTGATGGATACTACAGCTTAAAGATGGACATCTGGAGTGCTGGCTGTGTCTTCTTTGAGATCATGAG TCTGAATCCTCTCTTCCCTGGAACCAATGAGTTGGACCAGGTTGCCAAGATCCACGATGTATTGGGGACACCAGATCAGAGCATCCTCCAAAAGTTCAAGAA GTCTAGAGCGATGCATTTCAACTTCCCCCCTAAAAAAGGCACGGGTATCTCGCGGTTAATCCCAAGCTGCCCGGCTCCAGCTCTGTCGCTTCTCTATCAGATGCTCGCCTATGACCCCGATGAACGCATCACCGCAGAGACAGCCCTGCGCCACACATACTTTAGGGAAATCAG gCTGGCAGAGAAGAAAGCTGAGAGCCTTCACAGACTTTCTGGGAGTATGGATGGAATAGAGAGTAGCGGGTCATACAAATCCTTAGACATCTGGCGCCCAACCAGACTCGGCAAACAAATGAGGGGAAGACACACAAGGCAAACACCTTTGATGAGC CACAACATGAAGCATGTAGCAGAGCCCCTCGTGAGACGCAACATCACGCATTATCCTACAGAGCTTCCCAAGCTCAACATGGTCGTACCGGGACCGCAGATCTCCTTCCCAGTCTCCACTATGCCTGCATTTACAGTCACCCACCGTGGCACACTACCAGCCATCATTACGAAAAAGTGCCAGACACGGTTGACCAAG CCCCAGGATGAGTCACAGCACGCAGCTTTCAAGACCTACTACATGCCACCTTTGGATAGGAAACATAGAGGCTACTGA
- the klhdc2 gene encoding kelch domain-containing protein 2 produces MAERMAEMEEDIGDVPAEEDDNDSDRDEGGRLFAWMVNDDMDEDEEEEEEEEDDDDDDDEEEVEDEQLLDTEASESFELDAPAERSGHIAVVDRNIMYVWGGYKNSQNHGFFDLYLPRNEIWAYNMESGVWTKLVAGGGLHTSMSGSCGVCVDGVLYLFGGHHARGNTNKIYRLPLRAPSLVWEEMKDLKGLPPSCKDKLGCWVQKNRLIFFGGYGYAAQGPHLGTFEYDESSSLVWDSPGRGWNNHIHILDLETSTWSQPITTGNTPSPRAAHACATVGNRGYVFGGRYKNYRLNDLYYIDLDTWEWHEMSVPQQGPVGRSWHSFTPVSPDHIFLFGGFTTIRETLSDAWLYYVSKNEWKPFKHSHIERPRLWHTACSGPDGEVFVFGGCANNLLSNYRAAHSNELLVFNVQPKSLVRFCMESVLQHRERLSSYWDCLPKHLLHSLKQRMSLVNTLGS; encoded by the exons ATGGCAGAGAGGAtggcagagatggaggaagacaTTGGTGATGTGCCAGCCGAAGAGGATGACAATGACTCAGACAGAGATGAAGGTGGCCGGCTGTTCGCTTGGATGGTAAATGACGATAtggatgaggacgaggaggaggaggaagaggaagaagacgacgatgatgatgatgatgaggaggaggtggaggatgaacAGCTGTTGGACACTGAAGCGTCTGAATCGTTCGAGTTGGACGCCCCGGCTGAGCGCAGTGGTCATATAGCAGTGGTTGACAGAAACATCATGTATGTGTGGGGTGGATACAAG AATTCTCAAAACCACGGATTCTTCGACTTGTATCTGCCAAGGAATGAGATCTGGGCGTACAACATGGAGTCAGGAGTATG GACAAAGCTTGTAGCCGGAGGTGGCCTGCACACATCCATGTCGGGCAGCTGTGGGGTGTGTGTTGACGGAGTCCTCTACCTATTTGGAGGTCATCACGccagaggaaacacaaacaag ATCTACCGCCTGCCCCTGAGAGCTCCCAGCCTCGTCTGGGAGGAAATGAAGGATCTTAAAGGACTTCCTCCATCTTGCAAAGACAAGCTCGGATGCTGGGTTCAGAAGAACAG ACTTATATTCTTTGGGGGCTACGGCTACGCTGCACAAGGACCTCACCTAGGAACTTTCGAATATGATGAATCCTCTTCACTCGTG TGGGACAGCCCTGGGCGAGGCTGGAACAACCACATCCATATCCTGGACCTGGAGACCTCAACATGGAGCCAGCCCATCACCACG GGGAACACCCCGTCACCTAGAGCAGCTCATGCCTGTGCCACAGTTGGTAACAGAGGCTATGTGTTTGGAGGACGTTACAAG AACTACAGACTAAATGATCTGTATTACATTGACCTGGACACATGGGAATGGCATGAGAT GAGTGTTCCCCAGCAGGGCCCTGTGGGCCGGTCTTGGCACTCCTTCACTCCCGTGTCACCAGACCACATCTTCCTATTTGGAGGTTTCACCACGATCAGAGAGACGCTGA gtgacGCTTGGCTGTACTACGTGAGCAAAAATGAATGGAAGCCCTTCAAACATAGTCACATAGAGAGACCACG gctgtGGCACACAGCATGCTCCGGTCCTGATGgggaggtgtttgtgtttggaggGTGTGCCAACAACCTGTTGTCTAACTACAGAGCT GCGCACAGCAACGAGTTACTAGTTTTCAACGTTCAGCCCAAATCACTAGTTCG GTTCTGTATGGAGTCCGTTCTGCAGCACAGGGAGCGTTTGTCTAGTTACTGGGACTGCTTGCCTAAACACCTCCTGCACAGCCTCAAACAAAGAATGTCACTCGTCAACACACTGGGCTCCTAG